One part of the Xiphophorus maculatus strain JP 163 A chromosome 1, X_maculatus-5.0-male, whole genome shotgun sequence genome encodes these proteins:
- the LOC111609649 gene encoding tumor necrosis factor receptor superfamily member 5-like isoform X2: protein MRGCFLFQTSFILILPLTMTSWATTSMLLVIQMRNFRVDSITCHLTEYNIGEECCPMCSAGEQVRLDCTEFKTTSCQRCSDGTFMDLPNGLKRCNPCSTCESGAGLKEKQQCEPSADTVCEPMEGFYCTDLKSGGCSVAQKHRSCEPGHYISRMGTASTDTECSECSSGSFSDGTMLSCQPHTQCEKENLHLIKAGTASTDAECGGKSYNITGIVIGVLFLVIFLLVAAAIVVVVLWKTQKIKIPNICTKRQKPQMDQADGKEQGVCLNAHGQ from the exons ATGAGAGGATGTTTTCTGTTCCAGACAAGTTTCATCCTCATCCTACCTTTGACAATGACATCCTGGGCTACAACATCTATGCTGCtg gtGATTCAGATGAGAAACTTCAGAGTCGATTCCATCACATGTCATCTAACTGAATACAACATAGGAGAAGAGTGCTGTCCTATGTGTTCTGCTG gCGAACAAGTCAGACTAGACTGTACAGAGTTTAAAACTACATCCTGTCAGAGATGTTCAGATGGGACATTTATGGACCTGCCAAATGGACTAAAGAGATGCAATCCATGTTCTACCTGTGAATCAG GAGCTGGGCTGAAGGAAAAGCAACAATGTGAACCATCTGCAGACACAGTTTGTGAACCAATGGAGGGATTCTACTGTACAGACCTTAAATCAGGAGGTTGTTCTGTAGCACAGAAACACAGGAGCTGTGAACCAGGACATTACATCAGCAGGATGG GAACAGCCTCCACAGACACAGAATGCTCTGAATGCAGCAGTGGATCATTTTCTGATGGAACAATGTTGTCATGTCAGCCTCACACACA atgtgaaaaagaaaaccttcatcTGATAAAAGCAGGAACAGCTTCAACTGATGCTGAATGTGGAGGAAAAAGTTACAACATCACAGGAATTGTGAtcggtgttttgtttttggtgatttttttattagttgcaGCAgcaattgttgttgttgttctctggaaaactcaaaaaattaaaataccaa aCATTTGTACAAAACGACAAAAACCCCAAATG GACCAAGCAGATGGAAAAGAACAGGGAGTCTGTTTAAATGCACATGG
- the LOC111609649 gene encoding tumor necrosis factor receptor superfamily member 5-like isoform X1: MRGCFLFQTSFILILPLTMTSWATTSMLLVIQMRNFRVDSITCHLTEYNIGEECCPMCSAGEQVRLDCTEFKTTSCQRCSDGTFMDLPNGLKRCNPCSTCESGAGLKEKQQCEPSADTVCEPMEGFYCTDLKSGGCSVAQKHRSCEPGHYISRMGTASTDTECSECSSGSFSDGTMLSCQPHTQCEKENLHLIKAGTASTDAECGGKSYNITGIVIGVLFLVIFLLVAAAIVVVVLWKTQKIKIPNICTKRQKPQMDQADGKEQGVCLNAHGQ, from the exons ATGAGAGGATGTTTTCTGTTCCAGACAAGTTTCATCCTCATCCTACCTTTGACAATGACATCCTGGGCTACAACATCTATGCTGCtg gtGATTCAGATGAGAAACTTCAGAGTCGATTCCATCACATGTCATCTAACTGAATACAACATAGGAGAAGAGTGCTGTCCTATGTGTTCTGCTG gCGAACAAGTCAGACTAGACTGTACAGAGTTTAAAACTACATCCTGTCAGAGATGTTCAGATGGGACATTTATGGACCTGCCAAATGGACTAAAGAGATGCAATCCATGTTCTACCTGTGAATCAG GAGCTGGGCTGAAGGAAAAGCAACAATGTGAACCATCTGCAGACACAGTTTGTGAACCAATGGAGGGATTCTACTGTACAGACCTTAAATCAGGAGGTTGTTCTGTAGCACAGAAACACAGGAGCTGTGAACCAGGACATTACATCAGCAGGATGG GAACAGCCTCCACAGACACAGAATGCTCTGAATGCAGCAGTGGATCATTTTCTGATGGAACAATGTTGTCATGTCAGCCTCACACACA atgtgaaaaagaaaaccttcatcTGATAAAAGCAGGAACAGCTTCAACTGATGCTGAATGTGGAGGAAAAAGTTACAACATCACAGGAATTGTGAtcggtgttttgtttttggtgatttttttattagttgcaGCAgcaattgttgttgttgttctctggaaaactcaaaaaattaaaataccaa aCATTTGTACAAAACGACAAAAACCCCAAATG GACCAAGCAGATGGAAAAGAACAGGGAGTCTGTTTAAATGCACATG GACAATAA